In the genome of Quercus robur chromosome 3, dhQueRobu3.1, whole genome shotgun sequence, one region contains:
- the LOC126718237 gene encoding adenylate kinase 4-like isoform X1: MASSGSTLEDIPSVDIMTELLRRFKCNSKPDKRLVLVGPPGSGKGTQSPIIKDDYCLCHLATGDMLRAAVAAETPLGIKAKEAMVKGELVSDDLVVGIIDEAMKKPSCKKGFILDGFPRTLVQAQKLDEMLEKQGVKIDKVLNFAIDDSILEERITGRWIHPSSGRSYHTKFAPPKVPGVDDVSGEPLIQRKDDTAEVLKSRLAGFHKQTEPVIDYYGKKGVLAHLHAEKTPNEVTAEVQKVLSS; this comes from the exons atggCGAGCTCTGGATCAACATTGGAGGACATACCTTCGGTTGACATCATGACTGAACTCCTCCGTCGCTTCAAGTGCAACTCCAAGCCTGACAAGCGCCTCGTTCTTGTTG GTCCACCTGGATCTGGAAAGGGTACACAGTCACCAATTATTAAGGATGATTATTGCTTGTGCCATTTGGCTACTGGTGATATGCTAAGAGCTGCAGTTGCTGCAGAGACTCCTCTTGGAATTAAGGCTAAAGAAGCAATGGTGAAG GGAGAACTTGTATCTGATGATTTGGTTGTTGGGATTATTGATGAAGCTATGAAGAAGCCATCATGCAAGAAGGGTTTCATTTTGGATGGTTTCCCAAGGACCTTGGTTCAAGCACAAAAG cttgatgagatgcttgaGAAGCAGGGGGTTAAAATTGATAAGGTGCTCAACTTTGCAATTGATGATTCCATATTGGAGGAGAGGATCACTGGTCGATGGATACACCCTTCCAGTGGTAGATCTTACCATACAAAATTTGCACCTCCCAAGGTTCCTGGTGTTGATGAT GTCTCAGGAGAACCTTTGATTCAACGAAAAGATGATACTGCAGAAGTTCTCAAGTCAAGGCTGGCAGGCTTTCATAAACAAACTGAACCG GTTATCGATTATTATGGAAAGAAGGGTGTTCTTGCACACCTTCATGCGGAGAAAACCCCAAATGAGGTCACTGCTGAGGTTCAGAAGGTTCTCTCTTCATAA
- the LOC126718236 gene encoding probable pre-mRNA-splicing factor ATP-dependent RNA helicase DEAH4: protein MANLPILQFEEQIVETVDRNPVVVIIGETGSGKSTQLSQILHRRGYTKSGIIGVTQPRRVAAVSVARRVAQELGVHLGDEVGYAIRFEDRTSERTHIKYLTDGVLLRESLSNPELSQYSVIILDEAHERSLNTDILLGLMKRLVRMRASNLKVLITSATLDGEKVSNFFSNCPILSVPGKLYPVEILYSNERPTSYLEASLKTALDIHIREPEGDVLIFMTGQDDIEKLVSKLEDRVQSLEEGSCLDAIILPLHGSLPPEMQVRVFSPPPPNCRRFIVATNIAETSLTVDGVVYVIDSGYVKQRQYNPSTGMYSLDVVQISKVQANQRAGRAGRTRPGKCYRLYPSILYNDDFLDVTVPEIQRSSLAGSVLYLKSLDLSDMDILKFEFLDPPSSESLEDALKQLYLIDAIDENGLITSIGRVMAELPLEPSLSRTLMEANECGCLFQALTVAAMLSAETTLLPGRSKSTEKKRKHTHSDLPDGSGWGDHIQLLQIFEEWDRTNYDIGWCKDHNLQVRGMLFVKDVRKQLSQIMQKIAKGSLDVRANGRWKEGEQDYRNLRKALCIGFANQLAERMVHHNGYRTLGFKPQVVQVHPSSVLKPDDEGKLPEYVVYHELIATSRPYLRNVCAVEIHWVMPILNKVKKINVNKLSGGTDLTVEGTEGKLSDLPKKEVNIAGVPDDHESRIQAARDRFLARKAKK from the exons ATGGCGAACCTTCCGATCCTCCAATTCGAGGAGCAAATCGTAGAAACGGTGGACCGGAACCCGGTGGTGGTGATTATCGGAGAGACCGGTTCGGGGAAGAGCACCCAGCTCTCTCAGATTCTGCACCGCAGAGGCTACACCAAGTCTGGAATCATCGGCGTCACTCAGCCTCGCCGAGTCGCTGCAGTCTCAGTCGCCAG ACGGGTTGCTCAGGAACTTGGGGTTCATCTTGGGGATGAAGTGGGATATGCCATCCGATTTGAAGACAGAACCTCAGAAAGGACTCATATTAA ATATCTAACTGATGGAGTCCTCCTTCGAGAAAGTCTGTCCAACCCAGAGCTTAGCCAGTATTCAGTAATCATATTGGATGAAGCTCATGAGAGGAGTCTGAACAC GGACATATTGCTGGGACTAATGAAACGCTTGGTTAGAATGCGTGCCTCCAATTTAAAGGTTCTTATCACTTCGGCAACTCTTGATGGTGAAAAAGTATcgaattttttctcaaattgcCCCATACTAAGTGTCCCAGGGAAGTTATACCCTGTAGAAATATTGTACAGCAATGAGCGCCCTACCAGCTATCTTGAAGCATCTTTGAAAACAGCTCTTG ACATACACATTCGAGAACCAGAAGGTGATGTCCTAATATTCATGACTGGACAG GATGATATAGAGAAGTTGGTATCAAAGTTGGAGGATAGAGTTCAAAGTCTTGAGGAAGGATCTTGTTTGGATGCCATAATCCTTCCCCTTCATGGTTCTTTGCCACCTGAAATGCAG GTGCGTGTATTTAGTCCTCCTCCTCCGAATTGCCGGCGATTTATTGTTGCCACAAATATTGCTGAAACTTCATTGACAGTTGATGGTGTCGT GTATGTTATTGATTCTGGTTATGTCAAGCAACGGCAATACAACCCATCAACCGGCATGTATTCCCTTGATGTTGTTCAAATTAGCAA AGTGCAAGCTAATCAGCGGGCAGGTCGAGCTGGAAGAACACGTCCTGGGAAGTGCTATCGGTTATACCCTTCCATACTTTATAATGATGACTTCCTAGATGTAACAGTTCCTGAAATACAGAGATCTTCTCTTGCTGGAAGTGTTCTTTATTTGAAATCATTGGACCTCTCTGATATGGATATTCTCAAGTTTGAGTTTCTTGATCCCCCTTCCT CTGAGTCTTTAGAAGACGCTTTGAAGCAATTATATCTCATTGATGCGATTGATGAAAATGGGTTGATCACAAGTATTGGACGAGTAATGGCTG AGCTTCCACTAGAACCTTCACTCTCAAGAACCTTAATGGAGGCAAATGAGTGTGGTTGCTTATTCCAGGCTTTGACTGTTGCTGCCATGTTATCAGCAGAAACTACATTGCTTCCTGGTCGAAG CAAGAGTACTGAGAAAAAGAGGAAACACACTCACTCGGACCTTCCTGATGGATCTGGCTGGGGTGATCACATCCAATTGCTTCAGATTTTTGAGGAATGGGATAGAACTAACTATGATATTGGTTGGTGCAAAGACCATAACTTGCAG GTGCGGGGGATGTTGTTTGTCAAAGATGTCCGGAAACAGTTATCTCAGATAATGCAGAAAATAGCAAAGG GATCACTAGATGTTCGGGCTAATGGAAGATGGAAAGAGGGTGAGCAAGATTACCGTAATTTGAGGAAGGCATTGTGCATAGGTTTTGCAAATCAGCTTGCTGAGAGAATGGTTCATCACAATGGCTATCGAACTCTAGGTTTCAAGCCCCAAGTAGTTCAG GTGCACCCATCCTCTGTGCTGAAACCAGATGACGAGGGAAAGCTTCCAGAGTATGTTGTCTACCATGAGCTCATTGCAACCTCACGCCCATACTTACGTAATGTATGTGCTGTAGAAATTCATTGGGTCATGCCCATTTTAAACAAGGTTAAGAAGATAAATGTCAACAAACTGAG TGGTGGGACTGATCTTACAGTAGAAGGAACTGAGGGAAAACTCTCAGACTTGCCAAAGAAAGAGGTTAACATTGCTGGGGTTCCTGATGACCACGAAAGTAGAATTCAGGCAGCTAGGGATCGATTTCTTGCTCGCAAAGCAAAGAAATGA
- the LOC126719725 gene encoding uncharacterized protein LOC126719725, translating to MVSSRVAKEVGGRLGEVVEVEDRRKQEDPNYFMRVKVALPISKPLRRGGFIAGSDGERSWVKFKYERLPLFCHYCGLLGYNLRHCASHFTATKSGSEMNYQYGDWLKAIGGRSISPTKRYAEKNSDRGVGNGVKPSGQSSGSAAEKSPNENLKEVGSRVDDETEIFENVTDSALRILELNVVVEADTEIIGGVNGDLKTDRKLTTGKLGEDETAGENARNECAIIPEGQADMDYVVNNMHDGPEVTKPKSTWVRLRREFHGPNEKGSKQPLLLLGKRSATELENKDSHTSYKHRLGRGVRRKQMTKMTTRYRRGWWVTLAGSHETIKLELPRAWEPLDSSKPSQSCEGSSSYGGGLALIWKKDIQLEIINYTANHILAKVVEEDGFVWFLSGFYGWPEAREKIKSWALLRKLRQITDGPWVCLGDFNAILNSTKKLSKRPPDHSQMDAFREALDDCQLEDLGFRGYQYTWNNKRPGDANTRQRLDRAKASIDWRVKFPRSTVTHLSSHTSNHLPIILQHAWECGGADSLSLDLVRQKVAACAMDLNAWGSSKTHPQYEEIKRLQRQIEQLNEAELTEESKAEFLVASKNLDALLLKQEIYWAQRSRISWLKHGDKNTKFFHSKASQRRRRNHIQSIKNVEGRWVEEEDGIAGVAIEYFENLFKAGTCDRMEECLNTVNPKITPDMQYVLSSTFSADEVKTALFQMGPTKAPGPDGMNPRFYQKFWHVVGDLVVKAVLDFFNSGHMVSEINSTYIVLIPKVKSPEKMSDFRPISLCNVIYKIISKVLANRLKQILPQIISPTQSAFVPGRLITDNVLVAYETLHTMHGRKTGKKGSIALKLDVSKAYDRVEWSFLKGIMIKLGFPEVWVDRVMCCVTTPSYSILINGKTYGHITPSRGLRQGDPLSPYLFLLCTEGFTSLLHKAEMEGQIRGVSICRRASRITNLLFADYSLIFCQATQNEVQVISKILQVYAGASGQCINLEKSSIYFSGNTPLEQKRWIKDSLGVKEVDRFETYLGLPTLVGRAKYHSFAYLKDRVWKKLQGWKGKMLSRGGKEEGENRKIHWKSWDKLTEAKKMGGLGFRDLTTFNLAMLAKQGWRLIQQQDSLMAKCFKARYFPRSHLLDASASPNCSYVWKSIMATIPILKFGCCWRVGDGSNIRVSMDKWIPNYLTNGFLHPPRMEEGGWFVSDLINQEQKMWYSEIIRANFHKEDVDAILKIPLSHRQASDVIMWLHTKKGVYSVKSGYHVARQLKKMESWAETSTGPIGVQVWSKLWMLNVPKKIKVFGWRACQNILPTRANLRRRKVMDEDVAPTDLIYKLNFDAAIFKELNCSGVGVIIRNANGEVMAAMSAKGPPVEDSEVAETLACRRAMEFAIDAGFSELLIEGDNVAVMSSLSHGGPNLSRLGHVVQDIQWLATGLRWA from the exons ATGGTGTCATCCCGTGTAGCAAAGGAAGTGGGGGGCAGACTAGGAGAGGTGGTGGAGGTTGAAGATAGAAGAAAGCAGGAGGACCCAAACTATTTTATGAGGGTTAAGGTAGCCTTGCCAATCTCAAAGCCGCTCCGGAGAGGTGGGTTCATAGCTGGGTCCGACGGGGAACGCTCATGGGTTAAGTTTAAATATGAGCGCCTCCCCTTGTTCTGCCATTACTGTGGATTACTGGGGTACAATTTGCGTCACTGTGCCAGCCATTTTACTGCGACAAAAAGTGGCTCTGAGATGAACTACCAATACGGTGACTGGCTTAAAGCGATAGGGGGTCGGAGTATATCACCAACGAAGCGTTATGCAGAAAAAAATTCCGACAGAGGAGTGGGCAATGGAGTCAAGCCTTCCGGTCAATCTAGTGGCTCGGCGGCGGAGAAAAGCCCTAACGAAAACCTTAAGGAGGTGGGGAGCCGCGTGGACGATGAAACCGAGATTTTCGAAAATGTAACTGATAGTGCGTTACGTATATTGGAATTAAATGTTGTTGTGGAGGCGGATACGGAAATTATTGGAGGAGTTAATGGGGATTTGAAGACTGATAGGAAGTTAACAACGGGAAAGTTGGGAGAGGATGAAACGGCTGGAGAGAATGCACGCAATGAGTGCGCAATAATTCCGGAGGGCCAAGCTGATATGGATTACGTGGTGAACAACATGCATGATGGGCCTGAAGTGACTAAGCCCAAATCAACTTGGGTTAGGTTACGACGTGAGTTTCATGGGCCAAATGAGAAAGGAAGTAAACAACCCCTGTTGTTGTTAGGAAAAAGAAGTGCTACGGAACTAGAAAACAAAGACAGCCATACGAGTTATAAGCACAGACTGGGAAGAGGAGTAAGACGGAAGCAGATGACAAAGATGACGACCAGATATCGGCGAGGGTGGTGGGTCACCCTTGCTGGAAGCCATGAAACTATTAAGCtggaactgccaagggcttgggaacccttggaCAGTTCGAAGCCTTCACAATCTTGTGAGGGATCAAGCTCCTATG GGGGTGGACTTGCATTAATATGGAAGAAAGACATTCAGCTGGAAATTATCAACTACACGGCTAACCATATTCTGGCCAAGGTGGTTGAGGAGGATGGGTTCGTGTGGTTCCTTTCGGGTTTCTACGGATGGCCGGAggcaagagagaaaataaagTCATGGGCACTTCTAAGGAAGCTTAGGCAGATTACTGACGGGCCATGGGTGTGTTTGGGAGATTTTAACGCAATTCTTAACTCTACAAAGAAGCTAAGTAAAAGACCACCAGACCACTCCCAAATGGATGCGTTTCGAGAGGCATTGGATGATTGTCAATTAGAGGACTTGGGATTTCGGGGCTATCAATATACATGGAATAATAAACGTCCTGGAGATGCGAACACTAGACAGAGATTAGACCGAGCCAAAGCATCTATTGATTGGAGAGTAAAATTTCCAAGAAGCACAGTGACCCACCTTTCTTCTCACACCTCAAACCATCTTCCCATTATTTTGCAG CATGCATGGGAATGTGGTGGGGCCGACTCATTATCATTGGATTTGGTGAGGCAAAAAGTGGCTGCTTGTGCAATGGACCTTAATGCATGGGGATCTTCTAAAACTCATCCCCAATATGAGGAAATAAAGAGGCTTCAAAGGCAAATAGAACAACTGAATGAGGCAGAGTTAACAGAGGAAAGCAAAGCAGAGTTCTTGGTGGCCAGCAAAAATCTTGACGCTTTATTGCTCAAGCAAGAGATTTATTGGGCACAGAGGTCCAGAATTTCTTGGCTAAAACATGGAGATAAGAATACAAAGTTTTTCCATTCAAAGGCATCGCAAAGAAGACGGAGAAATCATATCCAAAGCATTAAAAATGTAGAGGGTAGGTGGGTTGAAGAGGAAGATGGTATTGCTGGGGTGGCGATAGAgtattttgagaatttgttCAAGGCAGGCACATGTGATAGGATGGAGGAGTGTCTAAACACTGTCAATCCAAAAATTACTCCGGACATGCAGTATGTTTTGTCTAGTACATTTAGTGCAGATGAGGTCAAAACAGCATTGTTCCAAATGGGACCAACAAAAGCTCCAGGACCCGATGGTATGAATCCTcgtttttatcaaaaattttggcatGTTGTTGGTGATTTGGTGGTTAAAGCagtgttagatttttttaattctggTCATATGGTGTCTGAGATAAATTCTACTTAtattgttcttatacccaaGGTGAAATCCCCTGAAAAAATGTCTGATTTCCGACCAATTAGCCTTTGCAAtgtcatatataaaataatatccaAAGTCCTTGCCAATAGACTGAAACAAATTCTACCCCAGATTATATCCCCAACACAAAGTGCATTCGTCCCTGGTCGCCTGATAACAGATAATGTATTGGTTGCATATGAGACCTTACATACTATGCATGGTAGGAAAACAGGGAAAAAAGGGTCTATTGCTCTTAAACTGGATGTTAGTAAGGCATATGATCGGGTTGAGTGGAGCTTTCTAAAGGGTATTATGATTAAATTGGGTTTTCCTGAGGTCTGGGTGGATAGAGTCATGTGTTGTGTTACTACACCATCTTATTCTATCCTAATAAATGGGAAAACATATGGTCATATTACTCCTTCTAGGGGTCTCCGACAAGGAGACCCTCTTTCaccatatctttttcttttatgtacaGAAGGATTCACCTCATTACTTCATAAAGCAGAAATGGAGGGACAAATCAGAGGGGTGTCCATTTGCAGGAGGGCCTCAAGAATTACTAATCTTTTGTTTGCAGATTACTCATTGATATTTTGTCAAGCTACTCAAAATGAAGTCCAGGTGATCTCAAAGATCTTACAGGTGTATGCTGGGGCATCGGGTCAATGCATTAATTTGGAGAAATCTTCCATTTACTTTAGTGGTAACACACCACTTGAGCAGAAGAGATGGATCAAAGATTCTTTAGGAGTAAAGGAGGTGGATCGGTTTGAGACGTACTTGGGCTTGCCCACGCTAGTGGGGCGAGCTAAATACCACTCATTTGCTTACCTGAAAGATAGGGTATGGAAGAAGCTTCAAGGGTGGAAGGGAAAGATGCTATCTAGAGGTGGGAAGGAG GAAGGAGAGAATAGGAAAATTCACTGGAAAAGCTGGGATAAATTGACCGAAGCTAAGAAGATGGGAGGTTTGGGTTTTAGAGACCTAACAACTTTTAATCTTGCCATGTTGGCAAAACAGGGATGGAGACTAATACAGCAGCAAGACTCTCTGATGGCCAAGTGTTTCAAAGCTAGGTATTTCCCGAGGAGCCACTTATTGGATGCCTCGGCTTCTCCTAATTGCTCTTATGTGTGGAAGAGTATAATGGCGACAATTCCAATCCTAAAATTTGGATGTTGTTGGAGAGTGGGAGATGGCTCAAATATTAGAGTCTCCATGGATAAGTGGATCCCGAATTACCTAACGAATGGATTTTTGCATCCACCTAGGATGGAGGAGGGTGGTTGGTTTGTCTCGGACCTCATTAACCAAGAGCAGAAAATGTGGTATAGTGAAATAATACGGGCAAATTTCCATAAGGAGGATGTCGATGCTATTCTCAAAATTCCCCTAAGCCATAGACAAGCCTCAGATGTGATAATGTGGTTACATACAAAGAAGGGAGTTTATTCGGTCAAATCCGGCTACCATGTGGCAAGACAGCTCAAGAAGATGGAGTCATGGGCAGAAACATCAACCGGTCCGATTGGTGTTCAGGTGTGGTCTAAACTTTGGATGCTTAACGTGCCTAAGAAAATTAAAGTATTTGGGTGGCGTGCTTGTCAAAATATTCTGCCAACCCGGGCCAATCTTAGGCGACGAAAAGTCATGGATGAAGAT GTTGCCCCTACGGATCTGATCTACAAGCTAAATTTTGATGCCGCAATCTTCAAGGAGTTGAACTGCTCTGGAGTTGGAGTAATAATACGGAACGCGAATGGAGAGGTCATGGCAGCCATGTCTGCAAAAGGACCGCCGGTTGAGGACAGTGAAGTGGCAGAAACGCTGGCTTGTCGAAGGGCGATGGAGTTTGCAATTGATGCAGGTTTTTCGGAGCTGCTCATCGAGGGAGACAACGTGGCTGTGATGTCCTCACTTTCACATGGTGGACCTAACTTGTCTCGGCTTGGTCACGTTGTCCAGGATATCCAGTGGCTTGCAACAGGACTTCGATGGGCTTAG
- the LOC126718237 gene encoding adenylate kinase 4-like isoform X2 → MASSGSTLEDIPSVDIMTELLRRFKCNSKPDKRLVLVGPPGSGKGTQSPIIKDDYCLCHLATGDMLRAAVAAETPLGIKAKEAMGELVSDDLVVGIIDEAMKKPSCKKGFILDGFPRTLVQAQKLDEMLEKQGVKIDKVLNFAIDDSILEERITGRWIHPSSGRSYHTKFAPPKVPGVDDVSGEPLIQRKDDTAEVLKSRLAGFHKQTEPVIDYYGKKGVLAHLHAEKTPNEVTAEVQKVLSS, encoded by the exons atggCGAGCTCTGGATCAACATTGGAGGACATACCTTCGGTTGACATCATGACTGAACTCCTCCGTCGCTTCAAGTGCAACTCCAAGCCTGACAAGCGCCTCGTTCTTGTTG GTCCACCTGGATCTGGAAAGGGTACACAGTCACCAATTATTAAGGATGATTATTGCTTGTGCCATTTGGCTACTGGTGATATGCTAAGAGCTGCAGTTGCTGCAGAGACTCCTCTTGGAATTAAGGCTAAAGAAGCAATG GGAGAACTTGTATCTGATGATTTGGTTGTTGGGATTATTGATGAAGCTATGAAGAAGCCATCATGCAAGAAGGGTTTCATTTTGGATGGTTTCCCAAGGACCTTGGTTCAAGCACAAAAG cttgatgagatgcttgaGAAGCAGGGGGTTAAAATTGATAAGGTGCTCAACTTTGCAATTGATGATTCCATATTGGAGGAGAGGATCACTGGTCGATGGATACACCCTTCCAGTGGTAGATCTTACCATACAAAATTTGCACCTCCCAAGGTTCCTGGTGTTGATGAT GTCTCAGGAGAACCTTTGATTCAACGAAAAGATGATACTGCAGAAGTTCTCAAGTCAAGGCTGGCAGGCTTTCATAAACAAACTGAACCG GTTATCGATTATTATGGAAAGAAGGGTGTTCTTGCACACCTTCATGCGGAGAAAACCCCAAATGAGGTCACTGCTGAGGTTCAGAAGGTTCTCTCTTCATAA
- the LOC126718235 gene encoding urease, with product MKLAPREVEKLSLHNAGFLAQKRLARGLRLNYSEAVALIATQILEFVRDGEKTVAELMDIGKQLLGRRQVLPAVAHLLHMVQVEGTFPDGTKLITVHDAIASENGNLELALHGSFLPVPSLDKFPDIEDKKFPGEIIYGDGNITLNHGRKAVILKVVSTGDRPVQVGSHYHFIEVNPYLVFDRWRAYGMRLNIPAGTATRFEPGEAKCVILVSIGGNKVIRGGNGIVDGPVDHANFKVIMEAVNSRGFGNLEATNASEGVTGEDSAFTTVISHEAYANMYGPTTGDKIRLGDTNLYAEIEKDFAIYGDECVFGGGKVIRDGMGQSCGHLPADSLDTVITNAVIIDYSGIFKADIGIKDGHIVSLGKAGNPDTMDGVCMNMIIGVNTEVIAGEGMVVTAGGIDCHVHFICPQLIYESISSGITTLVGGGTGPADGTRATTCTPARSQMMLMLQSTDDMPLNFGFMGKGNSAKPEELHEIIRAGAMGLKLHEDWGTTPAAIDNCLTVGEHYDIQVNIHTDTLNESGFVEHTIASFKGRTIHTYHSEGAGGGHAPDIIKVCGVKHVLPSSTNPTRPYTSNTIDEHLDMLMVCHHLDKDIPEDVAFAESRIRAETIAAEDILHDMGAISIISSDSQAMGRIGEVIIRTWQTAHKMKLQRGPIDASEPDNDNLRIKRYIAKYTINPAIANGLSQYVGSVEVGKLADLVLWKPSFFGAKPEMIIKGGAVAWADMGDPNASIPTPEPVMMRPMFGAFGKAGSAHSIAFVSKAALDDGVKAKYGLSKRVEAVGNVRKLTKSDMKLNDALPNITVDPETYTVTADGEVLTCTAATTVPLSRNYFLF from the exons ATGAAGCTGGCACCGAGAGAGGTTGAGAAACTGAGCCTACATAATGCTGGGTTCTTGGCACAGAAGCGTCTTGCTCGTGGTTTACGCCTCAATTACTCTGAAGCTGTGGCACTCATAGCCACTCAG atTTTGGAGTTTGTACGCGATGGTGAGAAAACGGTTGCAGAATTGATGGATATTGGGAAACAACTTCTAGGAAG GAGACAAGTTCTTCCAGCTGTTGCACATCTTTTGCATATGGTACAG GTTGAAGGGACCTTTCCTGATGGGACTAAATTAATCACCGTTCATGATGCAATTGCTAGTGAAAATGGAAATCTGGAGTTAGCTTTACATGGTTCATTTCTTCCAG TTCCTTCATTAGACAAGTTTCCTGATATAGAAGACAAGAAATTTCCTGGCGAAATAATATATGGAGATGGAAATATTACACTTAATCATGGAAGGAAAGCAGTAATCCTCAAAGTTGTCAGCACTGGAGACAGGCCAGTTCAG GTTGGCAGCCACTATCACTTTATTGAGGTGAATCCCTACTTGGTTTTTGATCGATGGAGAGCATATGGCATGCGCCTGAATATACCCGCAGGGACAGCTACACGGTTTGAG CCTGGGGAAGCTAAATGTgtaatacttgtaagcattggAGGTAATAAAGTGATCAGAGGGGGAAATGGCATTGTTGATGGACCGGTTGATCATGCTAATTTCAAAGTCATCATGGAAGCTGTAAACTCGAGAGGTTTTGGAAATCTTGAAGCAACAAATGCTAG TGAAGGTGTTACCGGAGAAGATTCTGCTTTCACAACTGTTATCTCTCATGAGGCGTATGCCAATATGTATGGCCCTACCACTGGTGACAAAATTCGGCTTGGTGATACGAATTTGtatgctgaaattgaaaaagatTTTGCTATTTATGGTGATGAATGCGTCTTTGGAGGTGGGAAAGTTATAAGAGATGGAATGGGCCAGTCATGTGGGCATCTACCAGCTGACTCTTTGGATACTGTTATAACAAATGCTGTGATCATTGATTATAGTGGAATCTTCAAGGCAGATATTGGTATCAAAGATGGTCATATTGTTTCCCTTGGGAAAGCAGGCAATCCAGATACCATGGATGGTGTATGTATGAATATGATAATTGGG GTTAACACAGAGGTTATTGCGGGAGAAGGAATGGTTGTTACTGCAGGAGGCATAGACTGTCATGTCCACTTCATATGCCCACAATTGATATATGAATCAATATCAAGTG GAATCACAACACTAGTGGGAGGTGGAACAGGACCTGCTGATGGAACACGTGCTACAACTTGTACTCCAGCACGATCACAAATGATGTTAATGTTGCAATCAACTGATGACATGCCCCTAAATTTTGGTTTTATGGGAAAA GGGAACAGTGCCAAACCTGAGGAGCTACATGAAATAATTAGAGCCGGGGCAATGGGACTGAAGCTGCATGAGGACTGGGGAACAACTCCTGCTGCAATAGACAATTGTTTGACTGTTGGAGAACATTATGACATCCAG GTTAATATCCACACTGACACCTTGAATGAATCGGGATTTGTAGAACACACTATTGCTTCATTTAAAGGAAGAACTATTCATACCTATCACAG TGAAGGTGCTGGTGGTGGTCATGCTCCAGATATCATCAAAGTGTGTGGTGTGAAACATGTCCTGCCATCATCTACAAACCCCACGCGGCCTTATACTTCCAACACTATAGATGAGCATCTTGACATGCTG ATGGTCTGCCATCACCTTGATAAGGACATTCCAGAAGATGTAGCATTTGCTGAATCAAGGATTAGAGCTGAAACAATTGCTGCAGAAGATATTTTGCATGATATGGGGGCAATTAGCATCATATCTTCTGATTCCCAAGCTATGGGTCGCATTGGAGAG GTGATAATCAGAACTTGGCAAACCGCCCACAAAATGAAGTTACAAAGAGGGCCGATTGATGCTAGTGAACCAGACAATGACAACCTTCGTATCAAACGATATATTGCAAAATACACTATAAATCCAGCAATAGCTAATGGGCTTTCTCAATATGTTGGTTCCGTTGAG GTTGGGAAATTAGCTGATCTTGTTTTATGGAAGCCGTCTTTCTTTGGGGCAAAACCAGAAATGATAATAAAAGGTGGTGCAGTTGCATGGGCTGATATGGGTGATCCAAATGCAAGCATTCCCACACCTGAACCG GTAATGATGAGGCCTATGTTTGGAGCATTTGGCAAGGCTGGAAGTGCTCACTCCATTGCTTTTGTCAGCAAG GCAGCTTTAGATGATGGAGTTAAGGCCAAGTATGGACTCAGCAAAAGAGTAGAAGCTGTTGGCAATGTCAGGAAACTAACCAAATCTGACATGAAGCTCAACGATGCCCTTCCAAACATTACAGTGGATCCAGAGACATACACAGTGACAGCAGACGGAGAAGTTCTTACCTGCACTGCAGCCACCACGGTTCCTCTTTCTCGAAACTACTTCCTCTTTTAA